A window of the Gossypium arboreum isolate Shixiya-1 chromosome 2, ASM2569848v2, whole genome shotgun sequence genome harbors these coding sequences:
- the LOC108467037 gene encoding probable inactive ATP-dependent zinc metalloprotease FTSHI 2, chloroplastic isoform X1, with translation MAYHFSFGSSLYPKLPSLKPKPQNPFFFSSYPSISCQIYSSKSNSSDDDDKTKKTHFNFVALPITLTIISTSFPQQSSLAAVKVSDRKKTQKKTQEALTPEQIKQWSKNLPVVTNRIPYTEILSLKHEGKLKHLIKPPSASLKQRAEPVLVVLEDSRVLRTVLPSIDSDRKFWDSWDELKIESLCVNAYTPPIKRPEVPSPYLGFLWRVPAFMLSWFKPKKESKRALEIRRQREEFKRQKKEELARMREEREMIEKIMKAQKKEDERRKKREIRKRKYEESLRDARRNYQSMANMWASLAQDSNVATALGLVFFVIFYRTVVLSYRKQKKDYEDRLKIEKAEAEERKKMRELERELEGIEGEDDEAEQGGGEQNPYLKMAMQFMKSGARVRRAQNKRLPQYLERGVDVKFSDVAGLGKIRLELEEIVKFFTHGEMYRRRGVRIPGGILLCGPPGVGKTLLAKAVAGEAGVNFFSISASQFVEIYVGVGASRVRALYQEAKENAPSVVFIDELDAVGRERGLIKGSGGQERDATLNQLLVCLDGFEGRGNVITIASTNRPDILDPALVRPGRFDRKIFIPKPGLIGRMEILQVHARKKPMAEDVDYMAVASMTDGMVGAELANIVEVAAINMIRDGRTEITTDDLLQAAQIEERGMLDRKERSPETWKQVAINEAAMAVVAVNFPDLRNIEFVTIAPRAGRELGYVRMKMDHIKFTEGMLSRQSLLDHITVQLAPRAADELWFGEGQLSTIWSETADNARSAARMFVLGGLSEKHHGLSNFWVADRINEIDSEALRIVNICYERAKEILQQNRKLMDAVVNELVEKKSLTKQEFFGLVELHGSLQPMPPSIVDIRVAKRTQFQEMMMNPNVKVTGRSSS, from the exons ATGGCTTATCATTTCTCTTTTGGTTCTTCATTGTACCCAAAGCTTCCATCtttaaaacccaaacctcaaaacCCATTTTTCTTCAGCTCTTACCCTTCAATTTCTTGTCAAATTTATAGCTCTAAGAGCAATAGTTCCGATGATGATGATAAAACCAAGAAAACCCATTTCAATTTTGTTGCTTTACCCATTACTCTTACTATAATCTCCACTTCATTTCCACAACAAAGTTCTCTTGCTGCAGTTAAAGTATCTGATAGGAAAAAAACTCAGAAAAAAACTCAAGAAGCTTTGACCCCTGAGCAGATAAAACAATGGTCGAAAAATCTTCCAGTTGTAACCAACCGGATTCCATATACTGAAATTCTCAGTTTGAAACATGAGGGAAAGCTTAAACATTTAATTAAGCCGCCTAGTGCTAGTTTGAAGCAAAGGGCAGAGCCAGTTTTAGTAGTTTTAGAAGATTCTAGGGTGTTAAGAACTGTTTTGCCTTCAATAGATAGTGATAGGAAGTTTTGGGATTCATGGGATGAGTTAAAGATTGAATCTTTGTGTGTTAATGCATATACACCTCCAATTAAGAGGCCTGAGGTGCCTTCTCCTTATTTGGGATTTTTATGGAGGGTGCCTGCATTTATGTTGTCGTGGTTTAAGCCGAAGAAGGAGTCCAAAAGGGCGCTGGAAATTAGGAGACAAAGAGAGGAGTTTAAGAGGCAAAAAAAGGAGGAGTTGGCGAGAATGAGGGAAGAGAGAGAGATGATTGAAAAGATTATGAAGGCGCAGAAGAAGGAGGATGAGAGGAGAAAGAAGCGAGAGATTAGGAAGAGGAAGTATGAGGAGTCATTGCGTGATGCTAGAAGGAATTATCAAAGTATGGCAAATATGTGGGCCAGTTTAGCTCAGGATTCAAATGTTGCAACTGCGCTTGGATTGGTGTTCTTTGTGATATTTTATAGGACAGTGGTGCTTAGTTACAGAAAGCAGAAGAAGGATTACGAGGATAGGTTGAAGATTGAGAAGGCAGAGGCAGAAGAGAGAAAAAAGATGAGGGAGTTGGAGAGGGAACTGGAAGGAATTGAGGGGGAGGATGATGAGGCTGAGCAAGGGGGAGGTGAGCAGAATCCTTATTTGAAGATGGCTATGCAATTCATGAAGTCAGGAGCACGTGTGCGGAGAGCACAAAATAAGAGACTGCCACAGTATTTGGAGAGAGGAGTGGATGTCAAGTTCTCAGACGTTGCAGGTCTTGGCAAAATCCGGCTTGAGCTTGAGGAAATAgtcaaatttttcacacatggGGAGATGTACCGAAGAAGAGGAGTAAGAATACCAG GTGGAATACTTCTTTGTGGCCCTCCTGGGGTTGGGAAAACTTTACTAGCAAAAGCTGTAGCTGGTGAAGCAGGTGTAAACTTCTTCTCCATATCTGCTTCTCAGTTTGTGGAAATATATGTTGGGGTTGGTGCATCCCGTGTCCGAGCACTTTATCAGGAAGCAAAGGAAAAT GCCCCTTCAGTCGTATTTATTGATGAGTTGGATGCTGTTGGAAGAGAGCGTGGTTTAATCAAAGGTTCTGGTGGACAAGAACGTGATGCAACCTTAAATCAG CTTCTGGTATGCTTGGATGGTTTTGAAGGAAGAGGAAATGTTATCACTATTGCTTCCACAAATAGACCAGACATTCTAGATCCTGCACTTGTGAGACCTGGACGGTTTGACCGAAAAATCTTTATCCCCAAACCTGGACTCATAGGTCGCATGGAAATTCTTCag GTTCATGCTCGTAAGAAGCCAATGGCTGAGGATGTGGACTATATGGCTGTTGCAAGTATGACAGATGGAATGGTTGGTGCTGAGCTGGCAAACATAGTTGAGGTTGCTGCAATTAATATGATCCGTGATGGAAGGACTGAG ATTACAACTGATGATTTGCTCCAAGCAGCACAAATAGAAGAAAGGGGTATGCTAGATAGGAAGGAGAGAAGTCCAGAGACATGGAAACAAGTGGCTATAAATGAAGCGGCAATGGCTGTTGTAGCTGTGAACTTTCCTGATCTCAGAAATATCGAATTC GTAACAATTGCTCCTAGAGCAGGTAGGGAATTAGGTTATGTTCGGATGAAAATGGATCATATCAAATTTACGGAAGGAATGCTAAG TCGACAATCCCTCCTTGATCACATAACTGTGCAATTAGCACCCCGTGCAGCAGATGAACTTTGGTTTGGTGAGGGTCAG TTGAGTACAATATGGTCTGAAACAGCAGACAATGCTAGGTCAGCAGCAAGGATGTTTGTTCTTGGTGGCCTTTCTGAGAAACATCATGGATTGTCCAACTTCTGGGTTGCAGATCGAATTAAT GAGATAGATTCGGAGGCATTGCGGATAGTGAACATATGCTACGAGCGAGCCAAAGAG ATCTTACAGCAGAACCGAAAGCTGATGGATGCAGTGGTTAATGAACTGGTTGAGAAAAAGAGTTTAACAAAACAAGAATTCTTTGGACTTGTGGAATTGCATGGGTCACTTCAGCCAATGCCACCCAGTATAGTTGACATTAGGGTTGCCAAGCGAACTCAGTTCCAAGAAATGATGATGAACCCCAATGTGAAGGTTACAGGGAGGAGTTCTTCATAA
- the LOC108467037 gene encoding probable inactive ATP-dependent zinc metalloprotease FTSHI 2, chloroplastic isoform X2 yields MLCLRLPIRLNRMFNNLNYNVSVSFHYIKQWSKNLPVVTNRIPYTEILSLKHEGKLKHLIKPPSASLKQRAEPVLVVLEDSRVLRTVLPSIDSDRKFWDSWDELKIESLCVNAYTPPIKRPEVPSPYLGFLWRVPAFMLSWFKPKKESKRALEIRRQREEFKRQKKEELARMREEREMIEKIMKAQKKEDERRKKREIRKRKYEESLRDARRNYQSMANMWASLAQDSNVATALGLVFFVIFYRTVVLSYRKQKKDYEDRLKIEKAEAEERKKMRELERELEGIEGEDDEAEQGGGEQNPYLKMAMQFMKSGARVRRAQNKRLPQYLERGVDVKFSDVAGLGKIRLELEEIVKFFTHGEMYRRRGVRIPGGILLCGPPGVGKTLLAKAVAGEAGVNFFSISASQFVEIYVGVGASRVRALYQEAKENAPSVVFIDELDAVGRERGLIKGSGGQERDATLNQLLVCLDGFEGRGNVITIASTNRPDILDPALVRPGRFDRKIFIPKPGLIGRMEILQVHARKKPMAEDVDYMAVASMTDGMVGAELANIVEVAAINMIRDGRTEITTDDLLQAAQIEERGMLDRKERSPETWKQVAINEAAMAVVAVNFPDLRNIEFVTIAPRAGRELGYVRMKMDHIKFTEGMLSRQSLLDHITVQLAPRAADELWFGEGQLSTIWSETADNARSAARMFVLGGLSEKHHGLSNFWVADRINEIDSEALRIVNICYERAKEILQQNRKLMDAVVNELVEKKSLTKQEFFGLVELHGSLQPMPPSIVDIRVAKRTQFQEMMMNPNVKVTGRSSS; encoded by the exons atgCTGTGTCTTAGGCTTCCTATTCGACTAAATCGAATGTTCAATAACCTTAACTACAATGTCTCAGTTTCGTTTCACTAC ATAAAACAATGGTCGAAAAATCTTCCAGTTGTAACCAACCGGATTCCATATACTGAAATTCTCAGTTTGAAACATGAGGGAAAGCTTAAACATTTAATTAAGCCGCCTAGTGCTAGTTTGAAGCAAAGGGCAGAGCCAGTTTTAGTAGTTTTAGAAGATTCTAGGGTGTTAAGAACTGTTTTGCCTTCAATAGATAGTGATAGGAAGTTTTGGGATTCATGGGATGAGTTAAAGATTGAATCTTTGTGTGTTAATGCATATACACCTCCAATTAAGAGGCCTGAGGTGCCTTCTCCTTATTTGGGATTTTTATGGAGGGTGCCTGCATTTATGTTGTCGTGGTTTAAGCCGAAGAAGGAGTCCAAAAGGGCGCTGGAAATTAGGAGACAAAGAGAGGAGTTTAAGAGGCAAAAAAAGGAGGAGTTGGCGAGAATGAGGGAAGAGAGAGAGATGATTGAAAAGATTATGAAGGCGCAGAAGAAGGAGGATGAGAGGAGAAAGAAGCGAGAGATTAGGAAGAGGAAGTATGAGGAGTCATTGCGTGATGCTAGAAGGAATTATCAAAGTATGGCAAATATGTGGGCCAGTTTAGCTCAGGATTCAAATGTTGCAACTGCGCTTGGATTGGTGTTCTTTGTGATATTTTATAGGACAGTGGTGCTTAGTTACAGAAAGCAGAAGAAGGATTACGAGGATAGGTTGAAGATTGAGAAGGCAGAGGCAGAAGAGAGAAAAAAGATGAGGGAGTTGGAGAGGGAACTGGAAGGAATTGAGGGGGAGGATGATGAGGCTGAGCAAGGGGGAGGTGAGCAGAATCCTTATTTGAAGATGGCTATGCAATTCATGAAGTCAGGAGCACGTGTGCGGAGAGCACAAAATAAGAGACTGCCACAGTATTTGGAGAGAGGAGTGGATGTCAAGTTCTCAGACGTTGCAGGTCTTGGCAAAATCCGGCTTGAGCTTGAGGAAATAgtcaaatttttcacacatggGGAGATGTACCGAAGAAGAGGAGTAAGAATACCAG GTGGAATACTTCTTTGTGGCCCTCCTGGGGTTGGGAAAACTTTACTAGCAAAAGCTGTAGCTGGTGAAGCAGGTGTAAACTTCTTCTCCATATCTGCTTCTCAGTTTGTGGAAATATATGTTGGGGTTGGTGCATCCCGTGTCCGAGCACTTTATCAGGAAGCAAAGGAAAAT GCCCCTTCAGTCGTATTTATTGATGAGTTGGATGCTGTTGGAAGAGAGCGTGGTTTAATCAAAGGTTCTGGTGGACAAGAACGTGATGCAACCTTAAATCAG CTTCTGGTATGCTTGGATGGTTTTGAAGGAAGAGGAAATGTTATCACTATTGCTTCCACAAATAGACCAGACATTCTAGATCCTGCACTTGTGAGACCTGGACGGTTTGACCGAAAAATCTTTATCCCCAAACCTGGACTCATAGGTCGCATGGAAATTCTTCag GTTCATGCTCGTAAGAAGCCAATGGCTGAGGATGTGGACTATATGGCTGTTGCAAGTATGACAGATGGAATGGTTGGTGCTGAGCTGGCAAACATAGTTGAGGTTGCTGCAATTAATATGATCCGTGATGGAAGGACTGAG ATTACAACTGATGATTTGCTCCAAGCAGCACAAATAGAAGAAAGGGGTATGCTAGATAGGAAGGAGAGAAGTCCAGAGACATGGAAACAAGTGGCTATAAATGAAGCGGCAATGGCTGTTGTAGCTGTGAACTTTCCTGATCTCAGAAATATCGAATTC GTAACAATTGCTCCTAGAGCAGGTAGGGAATTAGGTTATGTTCGGATGAAAATGGATCATATCAAATTTACGGAAGGAATGCTAAG TCGACAATCCCTCCTTGATCACATAACTGTGCAATTAGCACCCCGTGCAGCAGATGAACTTTGGTTTGGTGAGGGTCAG TTGAGTACAATATGGTCTGAAACAGCAGACAATGCTAGGTCAGCAGCAAGGATGTTTGTTCTTGGTGGCCTTTCTGAGAAACATCATGGATTGTCCAACTTCTGGGTTGCAGATCGAATTAAT GAGATAGATTCGGAGGCATTGCGGATAGTGAACATATGCTACGAGCGAGCCAAAGAG ATCTTACAGCAGAACCGAAAGCTGATGGATGCAGTGGTTAATGAACTGGTTGAGAAAAAGAGTTTAACAAAACAAGAATTCTTTGGACTTGTGGAATTGCATGGGTCACTTCAGCCAATGCCACCCAGTATAGTTGACATTAGGGTTGCCAAGCGAACTCAGTTCCAAGAAATGATGATGAACCCCAATGTGAAGGTTACAGGGAGGAGTTCTTCATAA